The Virgibacillus dokdonensis genome includes a window with the following:
- a CDS encoding NCS2 family permease, whose protein sequence is MKKYFRFEELGTNYRTEFMAGLTTFLAMAYILFVNPSTLALVGIENLPNGVTRMDQDAVFAATAIAAAISSLFMGLIAKYPIALAPGMGLNAFFAYTVVLGYGIPWETALSGVLASGLIFIVLTLTGLREKIINAIPANLKMAVGAGIGFFIAFIGFQNSGIIVANEATLLGLGDLTSPTVLLAVFGLVISIILMTVGIRGGIFYGMIITAIVGMVVGLITPPSGVDGIVSNVPSLAPTFGQAFVNFGDIFTLQMLVVILTFLFVDFFDTAGTLVAVANQAGLMKDNKLPRAGKALFADSAATVAGATLGTSTTTAYVESTAGVGAGGRTGFTAVVTAMFFLLALFFSPLLSVITAEVTAPALIIVGVLMSSALKNIEWDQFEIAVPAFLIVIAMPLTYSIATGIAIGFIFYPITMLLKGRAKEVHPVMYFLFVIFVLYFIFLS, encoded by the coding sequence ATGAAAAAGTATTTTAGGTTTGAAGAACTTGGGACGAATTACCGTACTGAGTTTATGGCGGGGTTAACAACCTTTCTAGCAATGGCTTATATTTTATTCGTTAATCCGTCCACATTAGCATTAGTCGGCATTGAAAATCTGCCTAATGGAGTGACTCGTATGGATCAGGACGCTGTATTTGCTGCAACAGCAATTGCTGCAGCGATTAGTTCCTTATTTATGGGTCTGATTGCAAAATATCCGATTGCACTAGCACCGGGGATGGGATTAAATGCATTTTTTGCTTATACAGTAGTATTAGGATATGGCATACCTTGGGAAACAGCCCTAAGTGGCGTATTGGCTTCCGGACTTATTTTTATTGTGTTAACACTAACTGGGCTACGTGAAAAAATTATTAATGCTATTCCAGCTAATTTAAAAATGGCTGTAGGTGCAGGGATTGGCTTTTTCATCGCTTTTATTGGCTTCCAAAACTCTGGTATCATTGTAGCCAATGAAGCGACATTACTTGGGTTAGGTGATTTAACTTCACCAACCGTACTTTTAGCTGTTTTTGGCTTAGTGATATCGATTATTTTAATGACGGTTGGCATTCGTGGTGGTATTTTTTACGGAATGATTATTACTGCTATCGTCGGAATGGTTGTTGGTTTAATTACCCCGCCATCAGGCGTGGATGGGATTGTAAGCAATGTTCCTAGCTTGGCACCGACCTTTGGACAAGCGTTTGTGAATTTTGGTGATATTTTTACATTGCAAATGCTGGTCGTTATTTTAACGTTCTTATTTGTTGATTTCTTTGATACGGCAGGCACATTAGTTGCCGTTGCGAACCAAGCAGGGCTTATGAAGGATAATAAGCTACCACGGGCTGGGAAAGCCTTGTTTGCTGACTCGGCAGCTACAGTAGCGGGTGCAACACTAGGTACCTCGACAACGACAGCTTATGTGGAATCAACGGCTGGAGTTGGAGCTGGTGGACGAACTGGGTTTACAGCAGTTGTTACGGCTATGTTTTTTTTACTTGCACTATTCTTTTCTCCGTTATTAAGTGTCATAACAGCAGAAGTAACGGCCCCTGCATTAATCATCGTTGGTGTATTAATGTCTTCTGCTTTAAAGAATATTGAATGGGATCAATTTGAAATTGCTGTTCCGGCATTTTTGATTGTCATTGCGATGCCACTGACATATAGTATCGCGACAGGAATTGCCATTGGATTTATCTTCTATCCGATTACGATGCTGTTAAAAGGGCGAGCTAAAGAAGTTCACCCGGTTATGTATTTCTTGTTTGTGATATTTGTATTATATTTTATTTTCTTAAGTTAG
- a CDS encoding methyl-accepting chemotaxis protein, whose product MHTKTIPNKAKQLENSAIHKKLMGITEETLDLVRQAAPILSSHKQECISVVYNYLESITDQNKQSISQQQLETIVAEYVEELLKATVDDNYVRSRIEIGKQLSQLHITVEQYIVVHHLLTHHIISLLLEQPRRKQKQTILLSLAIQKLTAFDQQLIVQAHIEETFKSFLGQISELLHGVTTLDSTEQLINQMESIVEESHNVTSATEEVSASVNEVAGHATKVAEETDEAVVSVNKSKQVIHGALEDMNQMGEVYKEVASQIRSLNEEIKQTHSFVNVIEDITEQTSLLALNASIEAARAGEHGKGFSVVAQEVRKLAEHTKEQTIQIKQNMESLQQVASDVTTEMDNTETRMQLTVSESQAGEQELEHIIAAIQAINGSTSQIAAMTEEQTSAVTEIADRNAAMFDMGNATQDVAKETAKIILELSKQMDAYRLTFFDSIRFHAKDILKAAKTDHLLWKWRVYNMLLDIEEIDSNQVASHKACRLGEWYYGNLPSYLKENSIFQQLEEPHRLVHHYAKLAVQSYEQGERTEAKSYFKQLATASDEVLRLLTQLEQAI is encoded by the coding sequence TTGCATACAAAAACGATACCGAATAAAGCGAAACAGCTGGAAAACAGCGCTATACATAAAAAGCTAATGGGAATAACAGAAGAGACACTAGATTTAGTAAGACAAGCCGCACCCATCCTATCATCACATAAGCAAGAATGTATTTCTGTCGTTTACAATTATCTTGAATCTATTACAGACCAAAATAAACAATCCATATCACAGCAACAATTAGAAACCATTGTTGCAGAGTATGTAGAAGAGCTATTAAAAGCAACAGTGGATGATAATTACGTACGCTCTCGTATAGAAATAGGTAAACAACTCAGTCAGTTACATATAACTGTGGAACAATACATTGTTGTCCACCATTTACTTACTCATCACATCATTTCCTTATTACTAGAACAACCACGCCGCAAACAAAAACAAACGATACTATTGTCGCTCGCTATACAAAAATTGACTGCCTTCGATCAGCAACTTATCGTACAAGCACATATCGAAGAAACATTTAAATCCTTTCTAGGTCAAATTTCAGAGTTACTTCATGGTGTGACGACGTTAGATTCAACAGAGCAATTAATTAACCAAATGGAAAGCATTGTCGAAGAGAGCCACAATGTAACATCTGCTACTGAAGAAGTCAGTGCTTCTGTTAACGAAGTAGCTGGACATGCTACAAAGGTGGCTGAAGAGACAGATGAAGCTGTTGTTTCTGTAAATAAAAGTAAACAAGTAATCCATGGAGCACTTGAAGATATGAACCAAATGGGCGAGGTTTATAAAGAGGTCGCCTCACAAATAAGAAGTTTAAATGAAGAAATAAAGCAAACCCATTCTTTTGTAAATGTCATTGAAGATATTACGGAGCAAACAAGCTTACTCGCTTTAAATGCAAGTATCGAAGCTGCACGCGCAGGTGAACATGGGAAGGGTTTTTCCGTCGTCGCTCAAGAAGTTCGCAAACTGGCAGAACATACAAAAGAACAAACAATACAAATTAAGCAAAATATGGAGTCACTACAACAAGTAGCTAGCGATGTTACAACTGAAATGGATAACACCGAAACACGTATGCAACTTACAGTGTCAGAATCACAAGCTGGCGAGCAAGAACTGGAGCATATCATAGCAGCTATACAGGCCATTAACGGTTCCACCTCACAAATTGCGGCGATGACAGAAGAACAAACATCAGCAGTAACCGAAATTGCTGATCGAAACGCGGCTATGTTTGACATGGGGAATGCAACTCAAGATGTCGCAAAAGAAACAGCCAAAATCATTTTAGAGTTAAGCAAACAGATGGATGCATATCGCCTGACATTTTTTGATAGTATTCGTTTTCACGCAAAAGATATATTAAAAGCAGCAAAAACCGATCATTTGCTTTGGAAATGGCGTGTATATAACATGCTACTTGATATAGAAGAAATTGATTCTAACCAAGTCGCTTCGCATAAAGCATGCCGGCTCGGTGAGTGGTATTATGGAAATTTACCGTCTTATCTTAAAGAAAATTCTATCTTTCAGCAGTTGGAAGAGCCACATCGCCTAGTACATCATTATGCAAAGTTAGCCGTTCAAAGCTATGAACAAGGAGAACGCACAGAAGCAAAAAGCTATTTCAAGCAACTTGCTACTGCTTCCGATGAAGTCTTACGTCTTTTAACACAGCTAGAACAAGCAATTTGA
- a CDS encoding MFS transporter — translation MSNQSSLTPLKMLLFAFHATNTIILSYLPLYLKYKGLDGTEIGYVLAVGPLASIVAQPFWGYMSDKYKTVKRVIQVCLIGLLVMSVIFFQMNTLLPILIVGAVFYFFVTPIGALGDSLAQRRAHDLGVSFGTIRLWGSIGFATSSLVIGEILTRAGIQYMIIPYLFFGVLAFIVSFKLVDVNVTSEPVKLRDVSLLIKSKPFLIFLFFIMFLSVTHRANDSFIGLYIEQLGGSEGLVGVAWFVGVLTEALVFATAGYWFRKYHPLVFVIIAGILYSIRWFIYGAADNPWYIISLQFLHGLTFGTFYLASFNYISRLVPKILQSTGHLVFFATFFGVSGIIGSLIGGAMIDSFGGNALYNFMGVIAFIGTILITIYHLLPYGKETYIHDKA, via the coding sequence TTGTCTAATCAATCATCGTTAACACCTTTAAAAATGTTATTATTTGCTTTCCATGCTACGAATACGATTATTCTTAGTTATTTACCCTTGTACTTGAAATACAAAGGCTTGGATGGTACAGAAATTGGTTATGTACTAGCAGTTGGTCCTTTAGCCTCTATTGTAGCGCAACCGTTTTGGGGATATATGAGTGATAAATACAAAACGGTAAAACGTGTTATTCAAGTCTGTCTCATCGGCTTACTAGTCATGAGTGTGATCTTTTTTCAAATGAATACACTACTACCAATACTAATTGTTGGAGCTGTATTTTATTTTTTCGTAACTCCTATTGGCGCATTAGGAGATAGTCTTGCACAACGAAGAGCCCATGATCTTGGCGTTTCATTCGGAACGATACGTTTATGGGGATCGATTGGTTTTGCTACTTCTTCGCTTGTTATTGGAGAAATCCTTACAAGAGCCGGCATTCAGTATATGATTATTCCTTACTTATTTTTCGGGGTATTGGCATTTATTGTTAGTTTTAAGCTAGTGGACGTTAACGTAACGTCAGAGCCTGTAAAATTAAGGGATGTCAGTTTGCTCATTAAGAGTAAACCTTTTCTTATTTTTCTTTTCTTCATCATGTTTTTAAGTGTGACGCACCGAGCAAATGATAGTTTTATTGGTTTGTATATTGAGCAACTAGGTGGAAGTGAAGGTTTAGTTGGAGTGGCTTGGTTTGTCGGTGTGCTTACGGAGGCTCTTGTATTCGCTACCGCTGGATACTGGTTCAGAAAGTATCACCCGCTCGTGTTCGTTATTATTGCTGGGATTTTATATAGTATTCGCTGGTTTATTTATGGAGCAGCAGATAACCCTTGGTATATTATTAGTTTACAGTTCTTGCACGGTTTAACTTTTGGTACGTTCTATTTAGCTTCGTTTAATTATATATCACGACTTGTTCCTAAAATATTACAATCAACTGGACATCTTGTTTTCTTTGCAACATTCTTTGGTGTATCGGGGATTATTGGTTCCTTAATTGGAGGTGCCATGATTGATTCCTTTGGCGGGAATGCCTTATACAATTTCATGGGAGTCATTGCTTTTATTGGTACCATTTTAATTACAATTTACCACTTGCTTCCATACGGAAAAGAAACGTATATACATGACAAAGCTTAG
- the msrA gene encoding peptide-methionine (S)-S-oxide reductase MsrA: MKKKQRATFAGGCFWCMVKPFDQWDGVDSVISGYTGGHMENPTYEEVKQGKTGHYEAVEITYDPDVLSYETILNIYWQQIDPTDDGGQFHDRGDSYRTAVFYHNEDQKKEAESSKLQLEESGRFSKPIVTQILPSTTFYPAEAYHQNFYQKNTDTYEEDRAKSGRDAFIKQVWR; encoded by the coding sequence ATGAAGAAAAAACAACGAGCAACCTTTGCTGGCGGATGCTTTTGGTGTATGGTAAAGCCATTTGACCAATGGGATGGAGTAGACAGTGTTATTTCTGGATATACAGGTGGGCATATGGAAAACCCAACATATGAAGAAGTAAAACAAGGCAAAACCGGGCACTATGAAGCAGTTGAAATTACTTACGATCCGGATGTTTTATCCTATGAAACCATCTTGAACATATATTGGCAACAAATTGACCCTACGGATGACGGCGGGCAATTCCATGATCGAGGCGACTCCTATCGAACTGCTGTATTTTACCATAATGAAGACCAAAAAAAAGAGGCAGAGTCCTCAAAATTACAACTTGAAGAAAGCGGAAGATTTTCTAAACCGATTGTTACGCAAATTTTGCCATCTACGACTTTTTATCCAGCTGAAGCATACCACCAAAACTTTTATCAAAAAAATACAGATACCTACGAAGAAGATCGTGCCAAATCTGGTAGGGATGCGTTTATTAAACAAGTGTGGAGATAA
- a CDS encoding MOSC domain-containing protein has product MAEPYIHKLFHRKKLDQQNQEGKESMAYVNEEVKGSIYVTEQGLTLEKDADKALFVYPWKHYYDWADVYELDTMQIGDIGENLSVLEMDEYAVSLGDTFQLGEAIVQISQPYLPSWKLARRLQIDDFALQMQHSGRTGWYFRILQAGNIQAEQDMELIDRPYPQWSIAACNEAMHKFKEDLRLADDLLQCDVLGKTWENMLKKRLRGIPLRTKRRLFGPE; this is encoded by the coding sequence ATGGCAGAACCATATATTCATAAATTATTTCATAGAAAAAAACTAGATCAGCAAAATCAAGAAGGAAAGGAGTCTATGGCTTATGTAAATGAAGAGGTGAAAGGTTCTATTTATGTAACAGAACAAGGATTAACGTTGGAGAAAGATGCAGACAAAGCATTGTTTGTTTACCCGTGGAAACATTATTATGATTGGGCTGACGTCTATGAATTAGACACGATGCAAATAGGAGATATTGGAGAAAATCTATCTGTCTTAGAAATGGATGAGTACGCTGTGTCCCTTGGGGATACCTTTCAATTAGGGGAGGCGATCGTTCAAATTAGCCAACCTTATTTACCATCTTGGAAGTTAGCTAGGCGTTTGCAAATAGATGATTTTGCATTACAAATGCAACACAGTGGTCGTACAGGGTGGTATTTTCGCATTCTTCAAGCAGGGAATATACAAGCAGAACAAGATATGGAATTAATCGATCGCCCTTACCCGCAATGGTCGATTGCTGCATGCAATGAGGCAATGCACAAGTTTAAAGAAGATTTACGCTTAGCAGACGATTTATTACAGTGTGACGTGCTAGGAAAAACATGGGAAAATATGCTAAAAAAACGATTGCGGGGCATTCCGTTACGAACTAAAAGGCGTCTATTTGGCCCTGAATAA
- a CDS encoding Hsp20/alpha crystallin family protein: MDPFQQMSDWKKNMDHFFGDSFWNEFEGLIKPTIPQINIYQTDHELFCIASVPGISDLDKLDVYVDYTTLELKGSIDIDHSYGTVVKEEILHGVFERKIALPFPVRSDKIKATYKNGLVYIQLHRLISETSRKNRVHVHVLEDS, encoded by the coding sequence ATGGATCCTTTTCAGCAAATGTCCGATTGGAAAAAGAACATGGATCATTTTTTCGGTGATAGTTTTTGGAACGAGTTTGAAGGTCTTATAAAACCTACAATACCACAAATAAACATCTATCAAACCGACCATGAATTATTTTGTATTGCAAGTGTTCCCGGAATAAGTGATTTGGATAAGCTCGATGTATATGTAGACTATACTACATTGGAATTAAAAGGTTCCATTGATATTGACCATTCTTACGGAACAGTAGTTAAAGAAGAAATACTACATGGCGTATTTGAAAGAAAAATAGCGCTTCCCTTTCCTGTTCGCTCCGATAAAATAAAAGCAACTTACAAAAATGGACTTGTCTATATCCAATTGCATCGCCTTATTTCCGAAACAAGCAGAAAAAATCGCGTTCATGTTCATGTATTGGAAGATTCCTAA
- a CDS encoding DUF2179 domain-containing protein, producing MLSNAIVMVVIILVINIVYVSLSTVRMILTLKGRRYIAAFVSMFEIVIYVLGLGLVLDNLNEIQNLIAYAIGFGIGVICGSIIEEKLALGYITVNVISSNPDIAFTKQLRDKGYGVTSWFAYGMEGDRLSMQILTPRKYELKLYETIKQIDPKAFIIAYEPKQIHGGFWVKQVRKGRLMNPKKRTEEERKHQQVKADDQGEVHK from the coding sequence TTGTTAAGTAATGCCATCGTAATGGTCGTTATTATTTTAGTTATTAATATCGTATACGTATCCTTATCTACTGTACGCATGATTTTAACGTTAAAAGGAAGGCGTTACATTGCTGCCTTCGTTAGTATGTTTGAAATTGTTATTTATGTACTTGGTCTCGGGCTTGTACTAGATAACTTAAATGAAATTCAAAATTTAATTGCTTATGCCATTGGTTTTGGAATTGGTGTTATCTGTGGTTCCATAATTGAAGAAAAGCTAGCGCTAGGATATATTACCGTCAATGTGATTTCATCAAATCCAGATATCGCGTTTACGAAACAACTACGGGATAAAGGGTATGGTGTGACAAGTTGGTTTGCTTACGGGATGGAAGGTGATCGTTTATCTATGCAAATCTTAACCCCTCGTAAGTATGAGTTGAAACTCTATGAAACCATTAAACAAATTGATCCGAAAGCGTTTATCATTGCTTATGAACCGAAGCAAATACATGGCGGATTTTGGGTGAAACAAGTGCGAAAAGGTCGGTTAATGAATCCGAAAAAACGTACGGAAGAAGAGAGAAAACACCAGCAGGTAAAAGCAGATGACCAAGGAGAAGTACACAAATAA
- the purE gene encoding 5-(carboxyamino)imidazole ribonucleotide mutase: protein MIGVIMGSISDWETMKHACDVLDQLQLPYEKEIMSAHRTPDDMFAYAKSARERGIKVIIAGAGGAAHLPGMVASQTNLPVIGVPVQSKALQGLDSLLSIVQMPGGVPTATVAIGKAGAKNAGILAAQMIGAFDDKVANRLEDFRNDMKQAVAEMRDELAKK from the coding sequence ATGATAGGGGTAATTATGGGCAGTATTTCTGATTGGGAAACGATGAAGCATGCTTGTGATGTATTAGATCAACTGCAACTTCCATATGAAAAGGAAATTATGTCAGCTCATAGGACACCAGACGATATGTTTGCCTATGCCAAATCAGCTAGGGAGCGAGGGATCAAAGTAATTATTGCTGGTGCTGGGGGTGCAGCTCATTTACCAGGAATGGTAGCATCACAAACGAATTTGCCTGTCATCGGAGTTCCGGTTCAGAGCAAAGCGTTACAAGGGCTTGATTCGCTTTTATCGATTGTACAAATGCCAGGTGGTGTTCCGACAGCAACGGTTGCGATTGGAAAAGCTGGAGCGAAAAATGCAGGGATACTTGCAGCACAAATGATAGGTGCGTTTGATGACAAAGTAGCTAATAGATTGGAAGATTTTCGCAATGATATGAAGCAGGCTGTTGCAGAAATGAGGGATGAACTTGCAAAAAAATAA
- the purK gene encoding 5-(carboxyamino)imidazole ribonucleotide synthase, with the protein MQKNNLILPPKTIGIIGGGQLGRMMALAAKYMGYRIAVLDPTADCPTAQVADHSIVAHYDDMDAIKELANVSDVVTYEFENVNLQAAAFLEQQDKLPQGAYALEVTQNREKEKTVMRELDLPVADFVIVRNGEECLRALQDVSFPAVIKTCSGGYDGKGQLKIEDESDIDTACQFADKHRHCIIEQWVRFDKEISVIFTRSQAGEITFFPIAENEHRQHILHQTSVPATVSTEVEKLAIQAVEKLAHHMHIVGTFAVELFVQGDSIYMNELAPRPHNSGHYTIEACNVSQFMQHIHAICGMSLLEVNLLQSAIMVNVLGQDLGHVMQCLPKATAGFVHLYGKEAAKPQRKMGHITFTSDTLENVHQQMKTFWEAK; encoded by the coding sequence TTGCAAAAAAATAACCTTATCTTACCTCCAAAAACGATTGGAATTATTGGTGGCGGACAACTTGGTCGCATGATGGCGTTAGCAGCTAAATATATGGGATATCGTATTGCAGTGCTTGACCCAACTGCTGATTGTCCGACAGCGCAGGTTGCTGATCATTCGATTGTTGCCCACTATGACGATATGGATGCAATCAAAGAATTAGCGAATGTATCGGATGTTGTTACGTACGAGTTTGAAAATGTGAATTTACAAGCGGCGGCATTTTTAGAACAACAAGATAAGCTCCCACAAGGCGCTTATGCCTTAGAAGTGACGCAAAATCGTGAAAAAGAAAAAACAGTGATGCGCGAGCTTGATTTACCAGTAGCCGATTTTGTTATTGTGAGAAATGGGGAGGAATGTTTACGAGCGTTACAAGATGTTTCCTTTCCTGCAGTGATTAAAACGTGTAGTGGGGGATATGATGGCAAAGGTCAGTTAAAAATAGAGGATGAATCAGACATTGATACAGCTTGTCAGTTTGCTGATAAGCACCGACATTGTATTATAGAGCAGTGGGTACGTTTTGATAAAGAGATATCCGTCATTTTTACACGTTCGCAGGCTGGGGAAATTACTTTTTTCCCTATTGCAGAAAATGAACATCGTCAGCATATTTTACACCAGACGTCTGTACCAGCTACGGTTTCGACAGAAGTAGAGAAGCTTGCGATCCAGGCGGTAGAAAAGCTGGCGCATCATATGCATATTGTTGGAACCTTTGCGGTGGAACTATTTGTCCAAGGTGACTCTATTTATATGAACGAATTGGCACCACGACCACATAATTCGGGACATTATACGATAGAAGCATGCAATGTTTCCCAATTTATGCAACATATTCATGCGATTTGTGGAATGTCGTTACTAGAAGTAAACCTTCTACAATCTGCTATCATGGTCAATGTTTTAGGGCAAGATCTAGGGCATGTTATGCAGTGCTTACCGAAAGCAACAGCAGGCTTTGTTCATTTGTATGGAAAAGAAGCAGCGAAACCCCAAAGGAAAATGGGGCATATTACTTTTACTAGCGATACGCTAGAGAACGTACACCAGCAGATGAAGACATTTTGGGAGGCAAAATAG
- the purB gene encoding adenylosuccinate lyase — MIERYTREEMGAIWTEENKFKAWLEVELLACEAWSELGVIPKQDVQQLRAKASFDMDRIYDIEQETRHDVVAFTRAVSETLGTEKKWVHYGLTSTDVVDTALSYLVKQANTIIRQDLHAFIEILQQKAIEHKHTVMMGRTHGVHAEPTTFGLKLALWYEEMKRNLDRFEAAATSIEFGKLSGAVGTYANIDPYVEQYVCKKLGLTPAPVSTQTLQRDRHAAYIATLALIATSIEKFATEIRGLQKTETREVEERFAKGQKGSSAMPHKRNPIGSENMTGMARVLRGYVTTAYENVALWHERDISHSSAERVVLPDATIALNYMLNRFSTIVKNLTVFPENMKRNIDKTHGVIFSQRVLLTLIDKGMSREAAYDTVQPKAMQAWETGTHFKQLVQEDKTITAHLSQAEIENCFDYTYHLKNVDQIFEKIGLA; from the coding sequence ATGATAGAACGTTATACAAGAGAAGAAATGGGAGCTATTTGGACGGAAGAAAATAAATTTAAAGCATGGTTAGAAGTCGAACTATTAGCGTGTGAAGCATGGAGTGAATTAGGTGTAATCCCAAAACAGGATGTGCAACAACTACGTGCGAAAGCGTCGTTTGATATGGACCGCATTTATGACATAGAACAAGAAACTCGCCACGACGTTGTTGCTTTTACAAGAGCAGTATCGGAAACATTAGGAACCGAGAAGAAATGGGTGCACTACGGCTTAACCTCTACCGACGTTGTTGATACGGCACTATCGTACTTAGTGAAGCAAGCAAATACGATTATTCGTCAAGATTTACATGCGTTTATTGAAATTTTGCAACAAAAAGCGATCGAACATAAACACACGGTTATGATGGGAAGAACGCACGGTGTTCATGCGGAGCCGACAACTTTTGGATTAAAACTGGCACTTTGGTATGAAGAAATGAAACGAAACTTGGACCGATTTGAAGCAGCGGCAACCTCCATCGAATTTGGTAAATTGTCTGGAGCTGTAGGTACATATGCGAATATTGATCCATATGTGGAACAGTATGTATGTAAGAAATTAGGTTTAACGCCTGCACCTGTGTCTACACAGACATTGCAGCGAGACCGTCATGCTGCTTATATCGCTACATTGGCTTTAATTGCTACATCCATTGAAAAGTTTGCAACAGAAATTCGTGGCTTACAAAAAACGGAAACACGAGAAGTAGAGGAGCGTTTTGCAAAAGGTCAAAAAGGTTCTTCAGCAATGCCGCATAAGCGAAACCCGATCGGTTCAGAAAATATGACTGGTATGGCAAGAGTGCTTCGTGGATATGTAACAACAGCTTATGAAAATGTTGCATTGTGGCATGAACGAGATATTTCCCACTCTTCTGCGGAAAGAGTTGTTTTACCAGATGCGACCATTGCACTTAACTATATGCTCAATCGCTTTAGTACTATCGTAAAGAATTTAACTGTGTTCCCTGAAAACATGAAGCGTAACATCGACAAAACGCATGGCGTTATATTTTCACAGCGTGTATTACTTACTTTAATTGACAAAGGAATGAGTCGAGAAGCTGCTTACGATACAGTACAGCCAAAAGCGATGCAAGCATGGGAGACAGGAACACATTTTAAGCAGCTCGTTCAGGAAGACAAAACAATTACGGCGCATTTATCACAAGCTGAGATAGAGAATTGCTTTGATTATACGTACCATTTAAAGAATGTGGATCAAATTTTTGAAAAAATTGGCTTAGCGTGA
- the purC gene encoding phosphoribosylaminoimidazolesuccinocarboxamide synthase translates to MKGALLYEGKAKQVYEAKDAAGRLILSYKNDATAFNGEKKSVFPGKGRLNNEIAAHIFSMLQDKGVKTHFIERLNEIEQLVWQTEIIPLEVVVRNVAAGSITKRLGIEEKTVFEPPIVELFYKDDALGDPLINDEHALLVASITQAELQEIKTKARAINNHLQHIFQAIRIQLVDFKLEFGRLASGSIVLADEVSPDTCRLWDVATFEKLDKDVFRQGTGDLLAVYEEILNRLEEQK, encoded by the coding sequence ATGAAGGGTGCCTTACTTTATGAAGGGAAGGCAAAGCAAGTATATGAAGCAAAAGATGCAGCTGGAAGGCTCATCCTTTCCTATAAAAATGACGCAACGGCATTTAATGGTGAAAAAAAATCAGTATTTCCAGGTAAAGGTCGCTTGAACAACGAAATAGCAGCACATATTTTCTCTATGCTACAGGATAAAGGAGTAAAGACACATTTCATCGAGCGTTTAAATGAAATAGAACAGCTCGTTTGGCAAACGGAAATTATTCCGCTTGAGGTTGTCGTTCGTAATGTTGCCGCTGGCAGCATTACGAAGCGCCTTGGGATTGAAGAAAAAACAGTCTTTGAACCGCCAATTGTGGAATTGTTTTATAAAGACGATGCGCTCGGTGATCCGTTAATTAATGATGAGCATGCATTACTCGTTGCGTCTATTACACAAGCTGAATTGCAGGAAATTAAAACAAAGGCACGAGCGATTAACAACCATTTGCAGCATATTTTTCAAGCTATTCGTATTCAATTAGTGGATTTCAAGTTAGAATTTGGCAGGCTCGCAAGTGGCTCCATCGTGCTTGCAGATGAAGTTTCCCCAGATACGTGTAGACTTTGGGATGTCGCAACATTTGAAAAATTGGATAAAGATGTCTTTCGTCAAGGAACGGGTGACCTGCTCGCTGTATATGAAGAAATATTAAACCGACTGGAGGAGCAAAAATGA
- the purS gene encoding phosphoribosylformylglycinamidine synthase subunit PurS yields the protein MKKVKVHITLKEGVLDPQGKAIQQSLHALGYEEVEEARVGKMIELQVEEGPHIEARIKEMCDKLLANPVIENYQVTMEEAVQS from the coding sequence ATGAAAAAAGTAAAGGTGCATATTACGCTTAAAGAAGGGGTGCTTGACCCACAAGGAAAAGCTATTCAACAATCTTTACATGCGTTAGGTTACGAAGAAGTAGAGGAAGCACGAGTGGGGAAAATGATTGAGCTACAAGTAGAGGAAGGACCTCATATAGAAGCTCGTATTAAAGAAATGTGCGATAAATTATTAGCTAATCCGGTCATTGAAAATTATCAAGTTACGATGGAGGAGGCTGTTCAGTCGTGA